One Sphingobacteruim zhuxiongii DNA window includes the following coding sequences:
- a CDS encoding YciE/YciF ferroxidase family protein produces the protein MAQMKESNMPNAHLHELFVDELKDILGAERQLLTGLKKMANAASSEKLRGAFEVHYGQTEGQIERLKSIFSSLGLAPRGKKCKAMEGLLAEAEEIIEDYQDSPEVIDAALIVAAQKVEHYEIASYGSLATFADLMEHAEAQELLGQTLAEEKETDVLLTELAMSRANKPSNA, from the coding sequence ATGGCACAAATGAAAGAATCTAATATGCCCAATGCGCATTTGCACGAATTATTTGTCGATGAATTGAAGGACATCCTTGGGGCGGAACGCCAATTGCTTACTGGACTGAAGAAAATGGCAAATGCCGCCAGTAGCGAAAAATTGAGAGGTGCATTTGAAGTGCATTATGGGCAGACAGAAGGGCAAATCGAACGTTTGAAAAGTATTTTTTCTTCATTGGGTTTAGCCCCGCGTGGAAAGAAATGTAAAGCAATGGAAGGCCTGCTCGCGGAAGCAGAAGAGATTATAGAAGATTATCAGGATAGTCCGGAAGTGATCGATGCTGCGCTGATCGTGGCTGCCCAAAAAGTAGAACATTATGAGATTGCGAGTTACGGTAGCCTAGCGACCTTTGCAGATCTTATGGAACATGCAGAGGCACAGGAGCTTTTGGGACAGACTTTGGCAGAAGAAAAAGAAACGGATGTGTTATTGACCGAATTAGCAATGAGTCGAGCCAATAAACCATCAAATGCATAA
- a CDS encoding IS3 family transposase, with the protein MKSHMNLFAVEKMCKIINTSRSSFYKWISRPKSNRDKRTEELSILVKQAHQDSDQIYGSPRITLELNKKNHKISRSYVARLMRKLNLRSKIRKKFKITTDSKHSFQLAENLLGRNFFTDGLSQKWVGDITYIKTGSGWLYLTTVIDFADRKIIGWSFSNDMTAEHTTLKALKMAIAQRNVKQGLIFHSDRGAQYACNEFKSLLGKNEIIQSMSRKGNCWDNAVAESFFKTLKCELVYHRKFANREAARLEIFRYIEGFYHQKRIHSGLGNKTPNEMEKFYKSTSLLVA; encoded by the coding sequence ATAAAATCGCATATGAACCTATTCGCAGTTGAAAAGATGTGCAAGATTATAAATACAAGCAGAAGTTCGTTTTACAAATGGATTTCTAGACCAAAAAGCAACAGAGATAAGAGAACAGAGGAATTATCTATACTGGTAAAACAAGCACATCAGGACAGTGACCAAATATACGGCAGTCCTCGAATTACTTTAGAACTGAATAAGAAAAATCATAAAATATCACGTTCTTATGTCGCCAGATTGATGAGAAAATTGAATCTAAGAAGCAAGATTCGGAAGAAATTTAAGATAACGACAGATTCCAAACACAGTTTTCAACTTGCTGAGAATCTCCTTGGAAGAAATTTCTTTACAGATGGCCTATCGCAAAAATGGGTTGGTGATATTACCTACATCAAGACTGGATCAGGATGGCTGTATCTTACTACTGTTATCGACTTTGCCGATAGAAAAATCATAGGTTGGTCGTTCAGTAATGACATGACGGCAGAGCATACAACTTTAAAAGCACTTAAAATGGCTATTGCACAAAGGAATGTAAAACAGGGTCTGATTTTCCACTCAGATAGAGGTGCTCAATATGCATGCAACGAGTTTAAGTCTTTATTAGGAAAAAATGAAATTATCCAAAGTATGAGCAGGAAAGGTAATTGTTGGGATAACGCAGTCGCGGAAAGCTTCTTCAAAACACTAAAATGTGAATTAGTTTATCACAGAAAATTTGCAAACAGGGAAGCTGCGAGATTAGAAATCTTTAGATACATCGAAGGATTTTACCATCAAAAAAGAATCCATTCTGGATTAGGTAATAAAACACCAAATGAAATGGAAAAATTTTATAAATCAACTAGTTTATTAGTGGCATAA
- a CDS encoding four-helix bundle copper-binding protein, with protein sequence MKEKMQECIEKCLACASACMQCASACLNESEIEMLRACILLDLECSTLCKATAELMQLDSNNSHALCELCAKICTACAEECEKHATHGMEQCRECARLCRECADICISMSAVA encoded by the coding sequence ATGAAAGAGAAAATGCAAGAATGTATAGAAAAATGCCTGGCCTGTGCCAGCGCCTGCATGCAATGTGCATCAGCCTGTCTTAACGAGTCCGAGATCGAAATGTTGCGCGCGTGTATCCTATTGGATCTGGAATGTTCCACTTTATGTAAAGCGACGGCTGAGCTGATGCAATTGGATAGTAACAATAGCCACGCCTTATGCGAACTGTGCGCAAAGATCTGTACCGCATGTGCCGAGGAGTGTGAAAAGCATGCCACTCATGGTATGGAACAATGCCGGGAGTGTGCGCGGTTATGTCGCGAATGTGCCGATATCTGTATATCGATGAGTGCAGTAGCGTAA
- a CDS encoding type 1 glutamine amidotransferase family protein, with protein sequence MMRKDNIPFELETRLVDNGADFTHAVVPFMAHVVLDENLITGQNPLSAAPAARTLIELIRSPNRFN encoded by the coding sequence GTGATGCGGAAAGATAATATTCCTTTTGAGCTCGAGACGAGGCTGGTTGATAATGGCGCAGACTTTACACATGCAGTTGTACCGTTTATGGCACATGTGGTGTTGGATGAAAACCTCATTACGGGACAAAATCCGCTTTCAGCAGCTCCAGCAGCGCGAACACTAATCGAACTGATCCGATCCCCAAACCGCTTTAATTGA
- a CDS encoding glycosyltransferase family 4 protein has protein sequence MNIAIIGTYPPRQCGIATFTQDLFKSLHQDPTLAPAIIAISDGSEDFFPSEVYTSIEKNKRASYMQAARHINETFDAVIVQHEYGIFGGEAGDYILDFVRALAIPVVTNFHTVLQQPSAAELRVLQQLSAYSKNVTVMTDTAVNMLQDIYHIAPRKIELIPHGVPHFSYRQSEAKQELGLSGKRVMLSFGFLGPSKGFETAIEAVASVPNEDFIYIILGSTHPNILREAGESYREYLQTKAQDLGIGDKVCFVNEFASEELLTQYLSACDIYVTPYPNENQISSGTLSFAIGAGAAVVSTPYWYAKDLLKDDRGLLFDFKDSVALSLIIRALLDEPQLLAKYRQNAVRYGASMSWSNIGKLQSKLLRRLITKEATVPVTLPLNGVHHHINNLLHTSSQKLSS, from the coding sequence ATGAATATCGCCATTATCGGAACATACCCACCTAGGCAGTGCGGTATCGCTACATTTACTCAGGATTTGTTTAAATCCTTACACCAAGACCCAACTTTAGCTCCGGCTATTATAGCCATCTCGGATGGTAGCGAAGATTTCTTTCCGTCGGAGGTATACACCAGCATCGAAAAAAACAAAAGAGCGAGTTATATGCAGGCCGCCCGACATATTAATGAGACTTTTGATGCGGTGATAGTCCAGCACGAGTATGGCATATTTGGGGGCGAGGCTGGAGACTATATATTGGATTTTGTACGCGCCCTCGCTATACCTGTTGTTACCAATTTTCATACGGTACTGCAGCAACCCAGCGCTGCAGAACTTCGGGTACTCCAACAGCTTTCTGCCTATAGCAAGAACGTGACCGTCATGACCGATACCGCCGTAAACATGCTTCAAGACATCTACCACATCGCCCCTCGAAAGATCGAACTTATCCCGCATGGCGTACCTCATTTTTCCTACCGTCAAAGCGAGGCCAAGCAAGAACTGGGACTCAGCGGCAAGCGAGTTATGCTCAGCTTTGGTTTTTTGGGGCCAAGTAAAGGCTTCGAAACCGCTATAGAAGCAGTAGCTTCTGTCCCGAATGAGGACTTCATTTATATTATTTTAGGGAGTACACACCCCAATATTCTCCGCGAGGCCGGCGAATCTTACCGCGAATATCTGCAGACAAAAGCCCAAGACCTGGGTATAGGAGATAAGGTCTGCTTTGTAAACGAGTTTGCTTCCGAAGAATTGCTTACGCAGTACCTCAGCGCCTGCGACATTTATGTCACCCCCTACCCCAACGAGAATCAGATCAGTAGCGGTACCTTGTCCTTCGCGATAGGTGCAGGAGCTGCTGTCGTGTCTACGCCGTATTGGTATGCTAAGGATCTGCTGAAAGACGACCGTGGCCTACTGTTCGACTTTAAAGACAGCGTAGCCCTCAGCTTGATTATCCGCGCACTTTTAGATGAACCACAACTCTTGGCCAAGTACAGACAGAATGCGGTCCGTTATGGCGCATCTATGAGCTGGAGTAATATAGGCAAGCTGCAGTCCAAACTTCTTAGACGATTAATAACAAAAGAAGCAACTGTACCAGTGACTTTACCACTCAATGGTGTCCACCACCATATCAATAATCTATTGCATACCTCAAGCCAAAAATTGTCCTCTTAA
- a CDS encoding alcohol dehydrogenase catalytic domain-containing protein: MKAMNYRGPYRVRIAEKPLPEIQHPQDIILQVTRACICGSDLHLYRGKVPDTRVGTTFGHEFIGVVREIGTQVQNLKIGDKVLVPFNISCGKFTFCLQGLYAYCQESNAMSATVGGVFGYSHLAGGFDGGQAEYVRVPYGDVGPVLIPEGMSDEDALLLTDVVPTGYSAAEMGGIKKGDTVVVFGAGPIGIMAARCAWLFGAARVGVATFKWRQI, translated from the coding sequence ATGAAAGCAATGAATTATAGAGGGCCATATCGTGTGCGTATAGCAGAAAAGCCCTTGCCAGAGATCCAACATCCCCAAGATATAATACTCCAAGTGACGCGCGCCTGTATCTGTGGCTCCGATTTACACCTTTATCGCGGAAAAGTTCCGGATACTAGGGTCGGAACGACTTTTGGGCATGAATTTATTGGTGTCGTCAGAGAGATTGGAACGCAAGTGCAGAATCTCAAGATAGGGGATAAGGTTTTAGTACCCTTTAATATATCTTGCGGTAAGTTCACTTTTTGTTTGCAGGGCTTGTATGCTTACTGCCAGGAATCAAATGCGATGTCGGCTACAGTTGGTGGCGTGTTTGGCTACTCCCATCTTGCTGGCGGATTTGATGGAGGACAGGCGGAATATGTCCGAGTCCCTTATGGCGACGTAGGTCCGGTACTGATACCAGAGGGTATGAGCGACGAAGACGCTTTACTACTGACGGATGTCGTACCTACTGGATATAGCGCGGCGGAGATGGGAGGGATTAAAAAAGGAGATACTGTCGTTGTATTCGGTGCTGGACCGATTGGTATTATGGCGGCACGGTGTGCATGGTTATTTGGCGCAGCGCGGGTTGGAGTTGCTACCTTTAAGTGGAGACAGATTTAA
- the ku gene encoding non-homologous end joining protein Ku, which translates to MRAIWTGAIGFGLVNIPIKIYSATQSSSLDLDMLDRKDQSNIKYKRVNENTGKEVSWDNFVKGYLLKDKYVVLETSDFEEASPEKNKMINLHSFVKIEEIDSIYFETPYYLEPAKGGEKAYQLLLKALEKSKTAGLGSFVMRSVENLALVRPHSNLLLLNKLRFEEEIRSPEELRLPVNTKMKKEEMDMALQLIKQHSQAFDISAYKNEYTADLLKIIKQKAKGKHTSIRKINVESTKSTDLLEKLKASLA; encoded by the coding sequence ATGAGAGCAATATGGACAGGGGCTATCGGTTTTGGTTTAGTAAACATCCCTATTAAGATTTACAGCGCCACACAGAGCAGCAGCTTGGATCTAGATATGTTGGATCGCAAAGACCAATCCAACATAAAATATAAACGAGTAAATGAGAATACGGGCAAAGAGGTGAGCTGGGACAATTTTGTGAAGGGATACTTACTAAAGGATAAATATGTAGTGCTGGAGACCAGCGACTTCGAGGAAGCGAGTCCGGAAAAGAATAAAATGATCAACTTACATTCTTTTGTCAAAATAGAAGAAATCGATAGTATATATTTCGAAACCCCTTACTATCTAGAACCTGCCAAGGGCGGTGAAAAAGCCTACCAACTGTTACTTAAAGCTCTTGAGAAAAGTAAAACCGCGGGGTTGGGATCGTTTGTAATGCGTAGCGTTGAAAACCTTGCCTTGGTCAGACCGCACAGCAATCTATTGCTTCTGAACAAACTACGTTTTGAAGAAGAGATCCGTAGCCCCGAAGAGCTACGACTCCCTGTTAATACAAAAATGAAAAAAGAAGAAATGGATATGGCGTTGCAATTAATAAAGCAGCATTCGCAGGCATTCGATATATCCGCCTACAAAAATGAATATACTGCAGATCTTCTCAAAATCATCAAGCAGAAGGCTAAAGGCAAACATACATCGATACGGAAAATCAATGTCGAAAGCACCAAGTCGACCGATTTATTGGAAAAACTTAAAGCTAGTCTAGCCTAG
- a CDS encoding SemiSWEET transporter — protein sequence MEMLVGIAAGILTSVSMLPQLIKVIKEKDVQTLSPVMIVVLLVGVSLWVVYGIMKSEWPIILSNAFSVLVNATLLTYYLIYRE from the coding sequence ATGGAAATGCTAGTCGGAATCGCTGCAGGAATACTCACCTCGGTATCCATGTTGCCCCAGTTGATCAAAGTCATAAAAGAAAAAGACGTACAGACCTTATCTCCGGTCATGATCGTTGTATTATTAGTGGGAGTCTCCTTATGGGTCGTGTATGGAATTATGAAATCCGAATGGCCGATTATATTATCCAACGCATTCTCCGTACTGGTGAATGCAACCCTCCTAACCTATTATTTAATCTACAGAGAATAG
- the ligD gene encoding DNA ligase D, translating to MVKLTTYNKKRDFENTDEPKGAPSVSKRKSAHKLRFVVQRHHASRLHYDFRLELDGVLKSWAVPKGPSLYPKDKRLAMQVEDHPIDYASFEGSIPKGNYGAGTVHIFDSGYYEFSEAKDEAEFLKNWRKGSLKFKLFGHILRGEFALVQMKGDEGKAWLLIKHQDRYATDAPYNSEDCIADSIKEAGIVFKEQPPPKPMLTKLVDKLPTGGDWVYEKKYDGFRIIGVRSSQAVHLYSRSGKSMNHLFPSIVQELAALDKEVCVDGELLIEDMEGRSHFQLIASGEPVPSTLHLRYYVFDILRLENEVLNEYTLVQRKELLRLLLKRLKKIKFIKPVEELQGDIDTLRQKAEQQNWEGIIAKEKESRYLEGIRNAQWVKYKLRHSQEAIICGYTTPQGNRSHFGALVLGMYKEGVLTYIGNCGTGFDEALLESTYKRMKRIVSDKKPFPKAIHVAKEKDVTWLSPELICEVYYSEWTSDKHLRHPVFKMLRTDKKPREIESEELLPMENKDESITIGNKTVQLTNLDKVYWPQDNYIKGQMIAYYEEMADHMLPYLKDKPISLHRFPNGIDADSFFQKDVDPDKIPDWVKTVPIHAESTGKDIDYIICNDKATLLYIANLGSIEINPWLATYKNPENPDFAVLDLDPNGADFEEVIRVAKLAKEFLDKMGASSFVKTSGSTGMHIYLYVAKKYDYDIVRDFIQLLAEMLHERCLETTSIVRDPKKRKGMIYLDFLQNRRGQTIASPYSLRPKEGATVSAPLDWSEVRPGLDIKSFTIKSMLKRVKEIKDPWAGIWSSPVDIKKSLKRLG from the coding sequence ATGGTTAAGCTTACGACATACAATAAGAAACGGGATTTCGAGAATACAGATGAACCGAAGGGAGCCCCTTCTGTCTCTAAAAGAAAAAGTGCACATAAACTACGATTTGTGGTACAGCGTCATCATGCATCGAGGCTACACTATGATTTTCGACTTGAATTGGATGGTGTATTAAAGAGTTGGGCGGTTCCTAAGGGGCCATCTCTGTATCCCAAAGACAAACGATTGGCTATGCAGGTCGAAGACCATCCGATAGATTATGCTTCATTTGAGGGAAGCATACCTAAAGGTAATTATGGCGCAGGTACGGTTCATATTTTTGATTCAGGCTATTACGAGTTTTCAGAGGCAAAGGATGAAGCCGAATTTTTGAAAAACTGGCGAAAGGGATCTTTGAAATTTAAACTTTTTGGCCACATTTTACGTGGAGAATTTGCATTGGTACAGATGAAAGGCGATGAAGGCAAGGCTTGGCTGCTAATCAAACATCAGGATAGATACGCTACCGATGCTCCATACAATAGCGAAGATTGTATAGCGGATAGTATTAAAGAGGCCGGTATCGTTTTTAAGGAGCAACCTCCACCCAAACCTATGCTCACCAAGCTTGTCGATAAGCTCCCAACCGGAGGTGATTGGGTATATGAAAAGAAATATGACGGTTTCCGGATAATCGGGGTACGAAGTTCGCAAGCAGTACACCTGTATTCTCGTAGTGGAAAAAGTATGAATCATTTATTTCCTTCCATTGTTCAGGAGCTAGCTGCACTGGATAAGGAAGTGTGTGTAGATGGCGAGCTACTGATCGAAGACATGGAGGGACGCTCACACTTTCAACTTATAGCCAGTGGCGAGCCTGTACCCAGCACGCTGCATCTCCGCTACTACGTATTCGATATTCTACGTCTGGAAAATGAGGTGCTTAACGAATACACCTTGGTACAGCGTAAAGAACTACTGAGATTACTTCTTAAACGTTTGAAGAAAATTAAATTTATCAAGCCTGTCGAGGAGTTGCAAGGGGATATAGATACATTACGGCAAAAAGCGGAACAACAAAACTGGGAAGGAATTATTGCTAAAGAAAAGGAAAGTCGCTATCTCGAAGGCATACGTAATGCACAGTGGGTGAAGTATAAATTGAGACATAGCCAAGAGGCGATTATCTGTGGATACACCACACCGCAAGGTAACAGATCGCATTTTGGTGCACTCGTTTTAGGAATGTATAAAGAAGGCGTATTGACATATATTGGTAATTGCGGGACAGGATTTGACGAAGCGTTATTAGAATCCACCTATAAGCGGATGAAAAGGATAGTAAGCGATAAAAAGCCCTTCCCAAAAGCGATACACGTGGCAAAAGAGAAGGACGTGACCTGGTTGAGCCCCGAACTTATCTGTGAGGTCTATTATTCCGAATGGACATCGGATAAACATTTACGCCATCCCGTATTTAAGATGTTACGTACGGATAAGAAACCTCGAGAAATTGAATCAGAAGAATTATTACCTATGGAAAATAAAGACGAAAGTATTACTATTGGGAATAAAACGGTACAGCTTACGAATCTAGATAAGGTGTACTGGCCACAGGACAATTATATAAAAGGCCAGATGATTGCTTATTACGAGGAAATGGCAGATCATATGTTACCTTATCTGAAAGATAAACCAATCTCATTGCACCGCTTTCCAAACGGGATCGATGCCGATAGTTTCTTTCAAAAAGACGTAGACCCGGATAAAATTCCAGATTGGGTAAAAACAGTACCAATTCATGCCGAGAGCACAGGCAAGGATATTGATTATATTATTTGCAACGACAAGGCGACCTTATTATACATCGCGAATCTGGGGTCTATCGAAATAAATCCCTGGCTCGCAACTTACAAAAATCCAGAGAATCCAGATTTTGCAGTATTGGATTTAGATCCCAACGGAGCCGATTTTGAGGAAGTGATCCGAGTTGCAAAACTCGCCAAGGAATTCCTGGACAAAATGGGGGCATCTTCCTTTGTGAAAACATCGGGATCTACAGGTATGCACATTTATCTTTACGTTGCTAAAAAGTATGATTACGATATCGTACGCGATTTTATTCAATTGTTGGCGGAGATGCTGCACGAGAGGTGTTTAGAAACAACCAGCATTGTAAGGGATCCCAAAAAACGTAAGGGAATGATTTATTTGGACTTTTTGCAGAATAGAAGAGGGCAGACGATTGCTTCTCCCTATTCCTTAAGACCCAAGGAAGGCGCTACGGTCAGTGCACCACTTGATTGGAGCGAGGTACGACCTGGACTTGATATCAAAAGCTTTACGATTAAGAGTATGTTAAAGCGAGTGAAAGAAATCAAAGACCCATGGGCAGGCATTTGGAGTAGCCCCGTAGATATTAAAAAATCCCTGAAGCGACTAGGCTAG
- a CDS encoding transposase, with protein sequence MARIFDESFKKMAVELSYLKGSVLEAAKELNLDASRLSKWRVDPRYNGGTLLPKNDKLTPEEQEIRELKKRLNEAELENVILKKAVAIFSKGD encoded by the coding sequence ATGGCAAGAATATTTGATGAGTCATTTAAAAAAATGGCAGTAGAGTTGTCCTATCTAAAGGGCTCGGTTTTGGAAGCAGCAAAAGAGTTGAATCTAGATGCAAGTAGATTAAGTAAATGGCGTGTAGATCCTAGATATAATGGAGGTACACTATTACCAAAGAATGATAAATTAACTCCAGAGGAGCAAGAGATTAGGGAGTTAAAAAAGCGTTTAAATGAAGCAGAATTAGAAAACGTAATCTTAAAAAAGGCGGTAGCCATCTTTTCCAAGGGCGACTGA
- a CDS encoding mechanosensitive ion channel family protein produces MRKLLICLILNLFIAYCEAQTIDSALDSPKVLKEEFSRTKVQQWQDLLNQWSGVVDSVKRRLSWAKNLSDTLFIDSALVFFSDLQSPIRDLSQILHEARLKEEIIRKKQNSNDTLGLVEIAISDSLKVQIPNLSDSLQRMENGLERLHREVEYLQESTLRRRDELLAIKTTSNTYSTRRQILKTMEKNWIKDGASLTYFDMPSWSNRLFVLLLSFFYFYWIFKMGRRAPEDPEELPIHKNDPLWIPILKALILFLILLPFTNLTLPVVVLEVSYLLIFIFLGLILYSELSVLKKRVLLFTFVYYAAIVVANLLLSESDWTKISAAVANLGGIYLLWSYGKRTDLDNPIGYLHKYTRTAIALGHFVAVVLLVMGYLNIARMWSLVSAIGLLQGLSLQAFRDMLLHDLEKQYEIAREESWFRRFDVRQMRATADRVIRFCCALLVVLVLLNGLHLTREAAVIFDKLFNSAHKLGNITFSYGNLLLAVLVIAVANWLQKNLKKIVDTPIGKEQHHKKLPLFPIFRLLIVVVGFLIGISILGLGIDKLTVIIGALSVGIGLGLQNIINNFVSGIFLVFEKPFKIGDYVELADKKGQVLEIGIRSSTLLTDQGARVIIPNGDLLSGRLVNWTFSDSDIRVNMQLSIEKGLELEEWKRWLREQIMSFEEVDKNIPIKIWTQSMTADNYQLSLQVGISNVGLIDSFKSRFLESIQKEMDARGIKIASS; encoded by the coding sequence ATGAGGAAGTTGCTGATTTGTTTAATCCTAAATTTGTTTATTGCCTATTGCGAAGCACAGACGATCGATTCTGCATTAGATAGCCCGAAAGTCTTAAAGGAAGAATTTTCTAGGACGAAGGTTCAGCAATGGCAGGACCTGCTAAATCAATGGTCTGGAGTGGTAGACAGTGTGAAGCGGAGACTATCTTGGGCAAAAAATCTCTCGGACACCTTATTTATCGACAGCGCTCTGGTATTCTTCTCAGATTTACAGTCACCCATAAGAGATTTGAGCCAAATCCTACACGAAGCTCGCCTGAAAGAGGAAATCATACGGAAGAAACAGAATTCCAATGATACGCTAGGGTTGGTCGAAATTGCGATTAGTGATTCTCTTAAAGTTCAAATCCCCAATTTGTCAGATTCTCTTCAGCGTATGGAGAATGGATTGGAAAGGCTGCATCGAGAGGTGGAATATCTTCAGGAATCTACCCTTAGACGCAGAGACGAACTTTTAGCGATAAAAACCACAAGTAATACCTATTCTACCCGGAGGCAGATCCTTAAGACTATGGAGAAAAACTGGATCAAGGATGGCGCTTCATTAACCTACTTTGACATGCCTTCATGGAGTAACCGTCTTTTTGTGCTGTTACTCAGCTTCTTTTATTTTTACTGGATATTTAAGATGGGAAGAAGGGCTCCAGAGGATCCAGAAGAATTGCCTATTCATAAGAATGACCCTTTATGGATACCAATCCTAAAAGCATTGATTTTATTTTTGATACTGTTACCCTTTACCAACTTGACCTTACCGGTAGTTGTATTGGAGGTTAGTTACCTTCTTATATTTATATTTTTAGGTCTTATTCTGTACAGTGAACTCTCTGTTTTAAAGAAGAGAGTCTTACTTTTTACGTTTGTTTATTATGCCGCAATAGTTGTCGCCAATCTCCTGTTGTCCGAGTCTGATTGGACCAAAATAAGTGCTGCTGTGGCAAATTTGGGAGGAATTTATCTATTATGGAGCTATGGGAAACGTACGGATCTAGACAATCCAATTGGCTATTTGCATAAATATACACGCACAGCGATTGCACTAGGTCATTTTGTAGCTGTTGTACTACTTGTGATGGGGTATTTAAACATTGCTCGGATGTGGAGTTTGGTTTCGGCCATAGGGTTATTACAGGGTTTATCTTTGCAGGCTTTTCGCGACATGCTACTCCATGATCTGGAAAAACAATATGAAATAGCTCGGGAAGAATCTTGGTTCAGAAGATTTGATGTAAGACAAATGCGGGCTACAGCCGATAGGGTGATTCGCTTTTGCTGTGCATTGTTAGTCGTTTTAGTGTTGCTGAATGGGCTACACCTCACCCGGGAAGCAGCCGTTATATTTGATAAACTTTTCAATAGTGCACATAAATTAGGAAATATTACGTTTTCCTATGGCAACTTGTTGTTGGCAGTCCTTGTAATCGCAGTCGCCAATTGGCTCCAAAAGAATCTGAAGAAGATAGTTGACACACCGATAGGCAAGGAGCAGCATCACAAAAAGCTGCCTTTATTTCCGATATTTAGGCTACTAATTGTGGTAGTGGGCTTTTTGATCGGAATAAGTATCCTGGGGCTGGGGATCGATAAGTTAACCGTAATTATAGGTGCGCTGAGTGTCGGGATAGGATTGGGGTTGCAAAATATCATCAATAACTTTGTGTCAGGTATTTTCCTTGTGTTTGAAAAGCCTTTCAAGATAGGAGATTACGTAGAACTTGCTGATAAGAAAGGACAGGTCTTGGAGATCGGTATACGTTCGAGTACGCTATTGACAGATCAAGGAGCCCGTGTTATTATCCCAAATGGAGATTTATTATCGGGCAGGTTGGTCAATTGGACGTTCTCGGACTCCGATATACGTGTCAACATGCAGTTATCAATAGAAAAGGGTTTAGAACTCGAAGAATGGAAAAGATGGCTAAGAGAACAAATTATGTCTTTTGAGGAAGTTGACAAAAATATACCTATCAAAATATGGACCCAATCCATGACAGCTGATAATTATCAGCTATCGCTTCAGGTAGGTATAAGTAATGTCGGGTTAATCGATTCGTTTAAAAGCCGCTTTCTAGAATCTATACAAAAAGAGATGGATGCTAGAGGTATCAAAATAGCCTCTTCGTAA
- a CDS encoding RNA polymerase sigma factor has product MENKDLNLQLIEYRSVLKSLAYKFTNDPEDIQDLVQETLMRALKYVDQFFHNPRVISWLFVIMKNIYINHYRNRKHRHLYENHKVSQLQDLGCHEPFTENTVEKSLVLKDVELALTKLSTEHKEMFEYHVQGYKYKELSELYRLPEGTIKSRIFLIRKSLQKQFSHYM; this is encoded by the coding sequence ATGGAAAACAAAGATTTGAACCTACAGCTTATTGAATACCGTTCGGTATTAAAAAGTCTTGCTTACAAGTTTACCAATGATCCTGAAGACATCCAAGACTTGGTACAGGAGACACTAATGCGTGCATTAAAATACGTAGATCAGTTTTTTCATAACCCAAGGGTGATATCCTGGTTGTTTGTTATTATGAAAAACATCTACATTAATCATTATCGGAATCGCAAGCATAGGCATCTTTATGAAAATCATAAAGTATCCCAATTGCAGGATCTGGGCTGCCACGAGCCTTTCACTGAGAATACTGTGGAAAAAAGCTTGGTATTAAAAGATGTGGAGCTTGCATTAACAAAACTGTCCACAGAACATAAAGAAATGTTTGAGTATCATGTACAAGGGTATAAATACAAGGAATTGTCCGAATTGTACAGACTTCCGGAGGGAACGATTAAATCAAGGATTTTTTTGATACGCAAGAGTTTACAAAAACAATTTTCGCACTATATGTAG